The DNA window acaagatCATTTGGTCAAATTATTTGCCTTTGCCACCCTCTTGTGATCTACAATCTCCTTGTGAATCAAACGATTTTAGAAAAGTAAAACAAAGTTATAGTCAGGTTAATTAACAACACATTCGATTCTCTTTGGAAACTGCTTCAAGGCCTTTCCACTGCCTAAAATTGCAAAATAGTCGTAgaaaattaaattattatatagTGTGCACATTTGCTATTATTTATTAGAGGATGATTTATCATGAGATGACATGCTGCAACTCTTCATTCTCCTTGGTTGTCAGCCTGAAGAGACTTCAAGGACAATAATCTCTTTCACATCTGGATgtaataattttgttttaaacaagTTTATTTGACCAGTTTTACACTGCCTTTAGGTCTTATTCTTAGTTCTGTTTTCTGTCTTGTTAATTTCAAGATTCTGTTAAATGTGTCCTCAAAAATATGCCAAGATTTTATTTTGCATGCCTTGTAAAGGCAGACAAGTTGACAACTGAATCAGATTTTTAGAGAATGTCTATTGAATTTAGTGTTTTTGCACAAGCCTTTGCTGGATTGAACACAATGTCCCCTGGGATTCATCCGTTCACATATTAGCtggctctttttaaaaacaagtgtTGTGCAATCACCCGTAAGAATTTCATTCCTGAGCAAGCAAGCGCTGCCATCTGATGACTGGTGCAGGTAATACTATAAATCATCCGCAATACTCAGTCAACATGAACACGGCTATAGGCaccttcaggtggccaaaataccctgatgtaaagctgcatattctaccctaatgcagctgtcgggatgccacctgaaagtggagaacctggcctggaggagcacttacctcacCCTCCTCCTGGAGCTATAATCTCTGGCTCAGAGAattcccccgttgcacctgaaaacggcagtgggactacggccacagtccacaggagcttgGATGTGGATCTCCTTCAGCTAGCGTGTTcaagtgacagaaaggcgtcttctctgcggccacctgaatgtcccaactgcactcccccagccgcgtctgctGGCACAATATCTGCCTCTGAGGACCTGAAAGTGACTTAAAAGACTTAGTAAAAATGCGGAGGAaacacccccccccaacaatcaaacctctgtgtgtgggggtggggggggttggtgatGGAAGCAGCAGGTTTCAGGCCCAGGGCCATTTGTTGGAATTGAGGAAGAGAGCATCAAGATTTTCTGGGTAGCAGAGAAGgtggaggtgatgggggagaacaGGGAATTTCTCTGGAGGAGTGAAATGAAGCTGCTCCTGTCATATTTATTACCTGGTTAATGATACCCATAAAAGAAAAGGGCCAAGAAAAATTACAAGCAAAAATAGCAAATTCTCGTAACTAACAAAGTAAAAGCGCATTATTTAATGTTGCAATTCATGCTGCCACGTGCTCAAGATGGTGGGGAGTTGTTATCCTTTGAGCTTGTATTGGACATCGCAACAGTGCAGGAAGCCAAATTGGAGTGAGATAGTGAATTAAATggcaggcaaccagaactgccttACCCCTGCAGGCTAAGCTTAACATGCAGGCAGCATGTTATTTCTCCAATTTGAATAAGATCGTGTATGAAGAATGCCTtgactggatttttaaaaaatgtacaagTCAATTGCTGCTTCGCCTGGAAAGAGGCAAGAAACTGCAGACGGGAATCCTGAGCAaggaatgagaagctggagagacttgGCGGGTCAGACAGTATCCAGAATAGTGACCATCAGTTTCTCTCCACCGATGCTGCCTGACTGACTGGCTTTCTCCAATCATTATCATCACCCAGAAAACAGaacagcccagtacaggcccttcagcccacgatgttgtgccgacctgtcTTGGcttttgatttattgtcagagtacatacatgatatcacatacaaccacaAGATtacttttcctgcgggccaggtagaattaccacgtattggtagtgcaaaaaaacggactcaatgtatacatgtaaacaaatagagtaaacaaactgtgcaatgcagagagagagtccttaaatgagtctctgattgagtctgatggtgggggtggggtgcagctgttcctgaaactggtggtgcaagccttgtggcacctcgacctctctcctgatggcagcagtgagaacagagcgtgtgctgggtggtgtggatccttgatgattgctgctgctctccaacagcaggattccccgtagatgttctctctggtggggagggtttttcctgtgatgtcctgggctgtgaaaactaccttttgcagggcgtAGGCATATCTAGGTTGTGGAAGCCAGGGCACCTTGCCCGCCCAATATCTTTGCTCGCTGTTTGATCTGctgcactgagtttctccagcattgcttttaattaaatcatggtgtctgcagactttggaggGAGTTTTACTCTGGGAGGgtgttttggtttttcttgcctgTGTTGATTTGCTCAGCAGCCCGAGCCCACAGCGGTGGCTCAATGAcggtctttgttacccataatcccccatgcagctggaactgctctgcgtttCCCTGGTACTggtagagcggttccagctgtgtggggggattatgggtaatgaagatggccattgttccCACATTCAGCCACCGTGGCGAGGTGCTGGAGCAGCCCTGAAGCGGCCCATTGAGGTGCAGGAGTGGTGTTCTGGTGAGCTCCCGCAGTTCTGCACCTCTGGGCCCGCTGCTGTGTGGATCCCGGAGTGATGGGGTGCCCACTCCTCAGCCTCCCAGCTTGCCTCGGACAGGCAGGGAAAGCGAAGTGGACGTCGTGGCGGCAGAGAGGAATGGTTGCGGGGTGAAGGGTTGAACAAGTTTTAATGGggggggcacaatttcagtgcttaCCCTCGGCGTCACCTTCCCTAGATGAGCCCCTGTTACAGGGGTGTTGGTGCCCCCCCCCGGTACCACACTTCCCACCGCACCtctgtagacatttgccagggtttctggtgtcagaccaaacctccccaagctcctgaggaagtcgaggcgctgacgCCTCCGATCCAACCCTGCCCTCGGCCCACTGCCCACGGCTGGAAAACTCAAGTCAGAGCACACTGCGCCGGTGCCTGCCGGAAAGGGAAGTGACGTCTGCCCACGGCTGGAAAACTCAAGTCAGAGCACACTGCGCCGGTGCCTGCCGGAAAGGGAAGTGACGTCTGCCCACGGCTGGAAAACTCAAGACAGAGCACACTGCGCCGGTGCCTGTCGGAAAGGGAAGTGACGTCACTGGGACCGCGGTCAAAGGTCAGCGAGGCCGGCGGCGCTTCCTCTTCCGTGGGCGGCGGCCATTGAACAGTAACCGTGGGTACGCCGCCCTTCGTAATCCATCCCCATCCTTCTCCCTGCTCCCCCCGCATCGTCCTCTCCGCTCCCGGACCAGAAGCGGGCCGGCCTCCTTCAAGCGCCCGGCTGTTTATTGGAAGCCTTGCCCTCCGGGGAGGGGGTTGGTGTTCGGACGGGCCTTACCAGTCCCGGAGGCAGCGGTACCTGCGGCCAGGCCCGTGCcgcccattcccccccaccccccccggagTCGGACGGCCCCTGGGTGGGGGGCTTCTCGCGGGCAGGAATTTCATGAGCGGGCCTCGGCTTCACCCCGCATCCACATGCGAGCTGAGCCCGGGTCCTGAACCGTGGGGTGTTGGAGACCAGCGGCCGTATGGGGTCCTGgccaaggggtggggtggggtggggggggggggggggggggggaagagggatcaCTTCCTGATGGGACCCCACCAATAAAAGTAGGGGTGATTGagcaaaatctgctggaggatttCACACCTGTGGCGTTTCAGCTTCTCTCAAAGGATTTTATAGGAGATGAAGTGTGGGGGTTGACAGCCTTAAACGGCTATTTGTCTAGTTTGGTAATTTAGATGTGTGGGATTGTTATTCTTTGAATCTCATCTGTGTTGGTCTAGGGTTTGTGCATTGAGTTGTTTGCAGGTTTACAATTCAGCCTTGGCACTGGAAGAGTTTactgctccctcccccccccccccccccagtagttttatttatttattttgatgtgTTAACTTTTTTAACACAATCTATCTTTTTTTTCAGGAATGGGGAAGTTTATGAAACCTGGGAAGGTGGTTCTGGTGCTGGCTGGTCGCTATGCTGGACGCAAAGGTGTCATTGTAAAGGTACAACTTCATTAATGTTTATTAAAACTTGGCCATCTTATTATGGTAATTTTGCAGCCAAGTACAAGACTTTTATAACATCACTTTAACTCTtaggactccagccattttttaaaagtttcatcATATATACTCTGGTCTGGGTCCATGAGTAAACCTTTACAATATCAAAGTACAAAgtgtggttgggtataaaatcaGTTCTGGAGAACCAGGATATGGggttgttggtagtccctgaaaactgacatggagtatatgtgcttgttgaCCGACCTGGAAAACCAGGATACAGTGTCCAAAGTTTTAAGGCATTGATAATCTATATAAAAGAGGTACTTAACTGAATATTTTGTTAAGTAATGCTGAATTCCCAATAAGGTGGTTTCATTCTTGTTACTGTTAAACTGGAGAATGTCTTTGCTCTGGCATTAATTCATCTTTTGTGTGGGTGCAGTTTTCAAAAGTATGATGATGGGGAGAATGGAAAATGGAATTTTGAACATGAGGGattgtgatagaatctgtactatcacccaTGTGTATATGCACAGATGAACAGatggtaatgtaggatgactgtgattggctgagagtgtagccccacctactggcagatctgcTCCTCGCccgaccaggtcattctggactggtcgaccaacCTGTGATAtggtccagtcttttagttaataaaagccttggtttggatcaacaagtctttggttcttttgacgtgctcTACAGGTATGTGATGATTGGCAGTAGCACAAACAAGGGCAAGATGGACCAGAGATGAAGGCAATGgactatgtcagagagagagagattggtattGGGTTCAATCATTACCCATCAGTGATGCCTTATTGTGCTTTTTGAGAACAGCTTAGACTGACTTCACGATGAGTGATTTATATTGATCATTGTCTTCTTCTGCCAGTTATGTTGGAGATTACCAGTAGAAatctcagatccctctgtcctttcatacagctccccaccccttccctctccattcagggaGCTAACCCCTTCCCCAtaatttctcagcctttttttttccctcttctaccctcccacccacatGCACCTAGACCTTACTTGCTAGTCTctactgccccttcctccctcctctcctcccccacgtttttcattcaggtgcctatTAATTTTTGCTCATTCTTGACTAAAGGCTCAGGGCTGAAAAGTTAGTTACTCTTTGCTCCTAttgacgctgcgtgacctgctgtgattcttcagcacttttgagtattccATTAAAAtggatgttgatgcaatcacaaagaagggctcagtagtggagagggtcaagaatttcaaattcctgggtgtcaacatctctgatgatctgtcctggaacctctatgtgtgtttgtttttttttttaaatttttttttttcacaccataaatcacattagccatgatatacattttttcttttgaacctctatgttgatgcagtcacaaagaagattcaccagtggctatacttggtgaggtgtcAGAGGATGTTCAGTATGTCAGTGAAGCCTCTAGTaaatttttacaggtgtactgtggagaggattctggctggttgcctcgtatggaggcaccaattcgCAGGACAGGAAAGAACTCCAggggattgttaactcggccagtgacatcacgggcaccagacttttATTCCATAGAGGACATCTTCATtgggcagtgtctttaaaaaaacagCTTCTATCCTTAAGGAACCCCACCAcgcaggccgtgccctcttcactttgctgccaTAGGGAAaaggatacaggagcctaaagatgaacactcagcggcccaaggacagcttcttccccgctgccatcagattccttacttttcgtgcactattattttaaaattttaaaaatattttacgaTGGCTCATAGTATGAATGttcgcactgtgattctgccacaaagcaccgaattttgtgacttgttcatgacaattgatTCTGATTGACCTGTTGATCTTTTATGAAgttaaacatgaaagcctgcagacactggttgaagtaaatacacagtgctggagaaacttgtcaagtcaaacagtgtactttacttAGCAAAGACAAAGGCACATagcccaatgttttgggcttgatcttGATAGTCAGAAAAATTTGTAAAAACTGAAATTGCAGGAAATCTAAAGTAAAAGCGAAATACTGAAAAATTTCAGCAGGTCGGATACATCTGAATGAAGAGAACAAGGTCAACATTTCAAGCTGGAGACCTTTCAAGCATTTCTGATTTGTAACATCTAGGAAAATCCTGTTTTCAGGGATTTACTGTACTCTGTTATTGGAATCAGTACATCAATCCTGTGAACCCAGAAACAACTATTCTTAGTGGTAACTGTTGTCTTTGTGCTGAAGAACCACATGCTTCTCTTGTAGAACATTGATGATGGGACTTCTGATCGGCCTTACAGTCATGCCCTTGTTGCTGGTATTGATCGGTACCCTCGAAAAGTGACTGCCAAAATGGGTAAGAAGAAGGTGGCCAAGAGATCCAAAATCAAGTCCTTTGTAAAAGTGTACAATTATAACCACCTGATGCCAACCAGGTGAGTTTTGAAACATATTTCATAACATCGTATGACTTGTTTTTCTGCTGCTCCATCCAGTGTTTGTTTCAAGTGTCTTTTGGGTTAGAAGATTACTCCTAGGCAGAAAGATTAAATTGAAatggaaatggggggggggggggggggtcatatttCAAGGTAGCAGGCTGGCTTTATCTCTTAGCTGGAGCTTTTTTAGAATTGGATTAGTGTAATTAATGGCAGCTACGTTGAATAGCATGACAACAGCCCATCAGAATTTCTGTACGTCATTAACTATCATAGGATGGGGGTAAGGTATGAAGTTCTATTTTAATCTGAGACTGTATTCATCTTTTCACTGTCACCTGCAAAATTTGTTGGTTATCTGTCATTGTGAATTAGAGGTATAGGTGGGGAGAGAAAAGTTCCCTGCCGGAGACAGTGCACGTAGCCAAATGAAGAGGGACACAATGTTCTGATGGTTAACACTGTTTTTATTTTTGTCATCTCATCATTGCGCCTTCTCCCTAACTTGGTGTTCCATACCTGAACTCTCAAAACTATCTAAAATTCAGCAGTAGGTACTAAACTTGTCCACTTGTGTCATTCTGATCAAAGTGAAAAATGGTGGTGTTGAGAACTCGGACGCACATGATTTCTGGAAATGCCACATTGAATCCACTTGAGTTTAAATGGAGAAGGATAATTTAGTGGGAAAATGCTAATTCCACAAAGAGCTGCCTGCTTACTTTCATAGAAAGTTAAAATGCCAACTTGTAAATTTAATTTCAAGTAAAAacgcaattctggagaaactcggcagatcaAAAACTAAAGATGCTTAACCAACACTTCAGGCTttcacccttcatcaaggtataatttCAACTTTGGTTGTTAAATGTTGGTGTGAACTCTGCAGGCTGTTCATTATGTGATTTGTAGAAGGAAATATGGTGGTGTTTAATATTTTAGGGCACTAAGTATTAATTTGGATTCTTTTTCATTGGGAATACTGTAGATGTAAAGTGCTTTtcttttccattgattgtaaacaTGCTGTGAAGATGATGGAAATTATAAAAGCAACCATcttagaagtaaaacataaaagtctgcatacactgtggttgaagtaaaaaagcaatgctggagaaactcagcagatcataaccaacattttggggttctcataccttgatgaagggctcacgcctttggttatgtatctttatctttgctgagtttctccagcattgtaaatTTCGACAACCATCATTATGGACTATGATTGCAGTAGACAGTCGATATCTATAATTCTGCAAACATTTACCTGAACACTGTGAATGAGTTTTCAATTAAAATGGCCTcaagtaactttttttaaaagggtTATTGAAAATTAGGTTAGCTGATATATTTTACCAGGTGCTTTGAAGTTTGGTTCTTGATCTATTAATTGAGTCTTGCATAAACAAACCTCCTAAGCATGTGTGATTTCAGGAAATATTCTTGGGCAGAACTAACTGTGCCTGTATCCTTTGGATTTCACGATTTGCCTACTACATAGTTTTCATATAGTGAAGCTTGAAAACCTCCTTGATTTGTATGTTTCCTGGCTTTATTCTGGTTGAATTTGTGATCAGAAATTGGTCTGAAAATGGAACACCTCCCATATTTCAGCCACTGAGCTATTAGTTTGAAATCACTGAATAGATCAGGGAGGTCCATATTGAAGTTGCCTCTGCAATTATATCTTTGGGATTGTATGAGGAAAGAAGCAGCTGGTATTTTTGCACGTTTCATATTTGGGAGTGAGAGGAATGAGGTTTGACTCCTGGATGAACGAAGTGCTAAGGAGCATGCAGACGCTACGAAATAGCAAGTTTCTGCCTTGTTTTGCCAAATCAGTCTCTGAACCTTTGGAAGTGTTTTGTTTATTCTGAAACCTTGTGATAGTTTCTATGTTTAACTTCAAAATTGGAGGTTCTCTGGATCCATTTACCTAAATCATTGTGTTTAAAATTATTTGCTAGCTGTAATTGGTACTGCTTATGGTCATGCTTATTGATCACGTTGATCAAGAGTTGTTGCCTTGATTCATTGGAATTGACCTAATGACAGTTACACCAAACCTCATGTTTTCCTCCTGCAATTTCCTTTTAGTGGGTATTTGCTTCCTCCTTGAAGTATGATTTCACAGCTGCCTCTCCACCTCTATTCTGCAccaaattgacttttttttaaattaaattggtgAACCAATGCTAACAAATAGGAAGAAAAATAACTGAACTTGATTTGGCATCCAAATTCATGAACTACCAGCACTCTGCCACAGCTACCTGTCTTGGGTTATGTACACGATGAATGGATCCATTTAAGGTCCTGCTGAGCTTTGGAATTGTTGGTAATTATAAATTGTTGTTTATCCTCAGGTACTCAGTTGACATTCCCCTGGATAAGACCATTGTGAACAAGGATGTTTTTAGAGATCCTGCTTTGAAACGTAAAGCCAGACGAGAAGCCAAAATAAAGTTCGAAGAAAGGTATGAAAACTAGTGTGGGGTCAAGACAAAAGTCCCAaaatatatgacctatttaaagtTGTGTTCATTTAGCCAACCACCAGTGTCTAATTTGAGGCtggaagtgggtttttttttaaaagattttaaaagattgTTCAATTCCACAAATATCGCTGTTGAATGAATATTTTAATTGACTTCTTGCAAATAATGATTTGTTAAAAACTGAGTTGTGCATATTTTAACTGTGATCTACAAGAGGAATTATAATTAGAATAAAAACTTAGTGATAATTAAGTAACACAGCTTTATTATGGTGCAGGTgcgatttaaaaattttttttaggtgATTCTCCCCCCCCTACTAGagtatcagaatttatcatcatgaacaggttatgaaattcagtgttttgcagcagaattATGAACCATGTCACAACattactattttaaaaatgcaaggttcaatgattattcaagaatctgatggcagaggggatgaagctgtccttcaggctcctgtactgtaccttcttctcccccccccccccccccgatggtagcagagtgaagagggcatggcctgggtgatgggggggggcagtctttgaggatagaggctgtttttttttttaagatatcatctcaagtagatgtccttgatggggtgaggtctggtgcctgtgatgtcgcaggctgttaaacctctgcagtttattcttgtcctgagagttggcacctccataccaggcagtgatgcaaccagccagcatACTCTCcgcagtacacttgtagaagtcttcagtgacgtactgaactgcctcagacacttcaccaagtatagccgctggtgaatattctttgtgattgcattaacatggaagTTCCAgagcagatccttggagatgttgacacccaggaatttgaagtttttgaccctcttctttcctgaaccctcgatgaggactcggtcgtgttcccctgacttccttctgaagtccataatcatcttggctttgctgacattgagcgcagggttgttgtcgttacaccgttCAACGAGTTAATTCCAATAATTTCTGATTTCACTAATTGATCGATTCACTAATGCCTTGAATATTTAACCGTTTCTTGTCTGTAGATCAGCATGTTGTAAATTAGATAATTGAAATGTTCTTCCCTAAGATAACAATGACGATCCAATTTAGCTGTCAGATAGATAATGGTGCAAGTGCAGAATGGTGGGTTATTTGGCATTGACCTATAGTTCTTGAAATACAAGTATTTTAAATCCAAGCTTTCCTGATtcaccttttatttttatcttgtGAGATACGTTCTGAATAAGTACTTGGGGAAAATTAAACATGACGAGATTGATATTGTTTTAAGtttaatgtaatttttctctGTGGAGAAAATCTTTGTTTGATCACGTAAGAAGCATCTTCAACTTATAATAATACACAATTTTTTTCCAGCGTTCTAAGTATGGATACTTAATTTTGTGAAAACAAAATTGTAGAATTCCAACCTTTGGGGAAATGCTAATTCACCTCTTTATGCTGCTGCAGGTACAAGACAGGAAAAAACAAATGGTTCTTCCAGAAGCTCCGATTCTAAGTTGTGAATCACAATAAAtaaattttcatttaaattattttgagTCTTCGTGTCATTTATTACTGAGCAATGGAAATTTATTTATCTGGTCAATGTTTTCTGCATCAGTCAAAAGATGTTCTACTTCATATATTTGATCGATAAATAAATTTGACCGCATATTTACCCCAATGGacgattttaaatttataaattgagACATTcggcccatgctacccaattacacccaatttacttaTGTCTCGGgttcatttttgaagggtgggaggaaactgagtaCCTGGAAGAAactcatacagacacagggagaacttacaaactccttacagacagcgctggatttgaacctggatctctggtgctgtaacagcgttgtaacATTTAgtttgaagtaaaacacgaaagtctgcagacccagtTTGATTTGATTCGGTGTTTGTGAAAAGTAAAAGTTGTAGCGACTACTCTGGTAGAGCTACAAAATGAATACACATACACAAGGTTAGTCGGCAAAAGACTCTTTATTTGAGTCGGCCCCCTCTTATACCTGTCCCGGTCTGGGCTCCACGGGATGGGGATGATGTCACCATGTGCTTGCCGCTACCTAATCTGTGGGGCTGGTGTGTTTAAACCTGGTGGGAGCCCCACGCCCTCTAGAAAGAGGCATAGCAGTCCAGTGTGCTGCTACTCATGGAGCTACGCGGTCCGTTGCCCAGGGGAGTACACAGCGACCCGGCCTGCGGGTGCACACTTCCACCGACTGGCGACAGTTCGGAATATGGCTGCTACAAAGTTAATATTGTCTGTAAACTGACAAATTTAATGGGGCcagttggggtgaaaggaaatgATTCCTCAGAGGAATCAAATGCTAATTTTGTAGTACAATTTGATGGATCTCTATTGACTTGATAATTGGTGACTGGTCATTTTTCTACAGCTGAATATCTATTTGCAGCTTCAAGCATCCACATAATTGTATCTCACAAGTCATCGGTATATTTGGGAAGTGGAAGTTATTCCAGGGATGATACAACTATAACTCTAAACACAAGATGGTAGATTTAAACATCAATTGAATATTTGCATCCCAAAACCTAATATTCCCTCTCATGGGGCTGGATATTGGGTGTACAATTAAAATAAAGGCTTGTTTTTAAGAGTTGTAAAGCATTTTATGTGATGCAGTTTTTTCAGTTGTGCCACTGATAGGCACAGTTGAATTTGCATGCCGCgcatcctggcgcctcacagttcggcgggcagcaacctcctttgaagaagaccgcagagcccacctcactgacaaaagacgaaggaggaaaaacccaaccccaacccaccaattttcccttgcaaccgtgtctgcctgtcccgcatcggtcttgtcagccacaaacgagcctgcagctgatgtggacaatacccctccattaatcttagtccgcgaagccaagccaaagagtgatAGTATGATAGCTCAAACTATCTGAACGTTGGTTGAACCTCGGGGAATTTACCAGATTTAATGAAAAGACCATTCAGCCTTTGTGCCAATGGGTGATTTGTATCCTCTTTCTGTCAACAAATATGATTGGCACCCGAGTCCCTGGTGGGTGCTGGGAAGGATCTCCATGCTTTGTCGATAGTTAATATAACACCCTTATTTAAATTTTTGGGTCCCGTTTCTTCCCTTGTCCTTTAGCAGGCAACAGTGGATGTGTGTGAAACATCAAAGCTGCTGCtactagaatcttgagcaaataaagaTGCTGGTGGAATTCAGTAGGTTATTAGTAGAAATGCAGTCACCAAGTtgtgctttttacacagcccTTTCATTCTGGGACATTTGCTCTCTTTTAATGGAACACTtgctgtctttaaaaaaaagcacacggAATTGGGGGAATTGCAGTCCCAGCTTTTTTTTCTGGCAGCAGACCTAGTTAGCCCCAAAACGCTGTTTCTGGGACCAACTCGGGTAAGGATGTGTAAGTggatttttttagtgtatttacggtTGAGTAAAACCCAGACAAAACTATTTTCCCATGTTCTATTAATAGTGTGCTAATAAAATTAAAGTTTGATAGCAAACCCTGAGTCCGGGCCTGACTCacaaacctgacactttctcgACACAATGACCAGTGTGAAGACTATTGGCTTTAatattatcaccctaatttcaacttctcGTACAAGACCGGGGGAATATTTTTTGGGGAAAAACAATGGG is part of the Narcine bancroftii isolate sNarBan1 chromosome 12, sNarBan1.hap1, whole genome shotgun sequence genome and encodes:
- the rpl27 gene encoding large ribosomal subunit protein eL27, translated to MGKFMKPGKVVLVLAGRYAGRKGVIVKNIDDGTSDRPYSHALVAGIDRYPRKVTAKMGKKKVAKRSKIKSFVKVYNYNHLMPTRYSVDIPLDKTIVNKDVFRDPALKRKARREAKIKFEERYKTGKNKWFFQKLRF